Proteins from one Vanessa atalanta chromosome 15, ilVanAtal1.2, whole genome shotgun sequence genomic window:
- the LOC125069388 gene encoding maternal protein tudor-like isoform X3 has protein sequence MALPAEAQRSFRLYVTHVDGEGLFLKISGQLDQQSSLMVESLFETARNNLEQGVGVVPPTAIHEGVICAAKYKDGTYYRAKIINVTNLATGLVGVHFIDYGNKDIISLSTIRFLDSYDPMFLQLRGQATDYYLSRVMHPSGRWDEPLLLKLQSLLCYAEYPATVEAQTMSLPIISIQFKGNDLSTHLVSKRFGVALPVPKQEVLLLQMADNQHGTSWSPTLLTDTAPFTEHVPFLINQNFPNPASAMRLNQNVTVPFNGAPVNSGVGQRLLVNRASRNMVNLRAPVRQLQNAQTSAPLALPTTPPSVSTITNKSPSPKKSITYKSRLLEVNSQHKVFVSFAEEGPELFAVQLVSDAKKLQDMMDDINRRPHSSLTEPPMIGTVCLGRMSGDRIICRAIVMNLSGSQCKLFFVDFGDTEMVSYYDIFDIPEEFVKPNVFAMRFCLSGVKKLQKSPHLNEAFKQLVNGKVLTLRVVSPEGPPLIQYGELFLDNKSIIELLMANMKDKLQFKWMEMLPLGSKQSVLVSYVDSCIKFYVQLSDKIDDLKAVMGAVKNHCENTSSPGELTVGSVCCARFPDDDNWYRAMVMETSGNKVVVAYVDYGNEQQVDISDLRTITPELTRLPAQAMKCALKGFENRPIETKTSNQLEMLALEKTLMAHIGGVLSNDTMLVTLIDDTVTPPLDVARKMNQLSQPRSNTIEAKATTPVRKDAPEPFSSPESSVPDDSRKRSFKREKSFKDERRRDGEEFSQRGSSFRGRDQKEGFERSGAGRHSEKYGSKPERGESDNRFTQDENHRTDDRGNRNFRPERRDNRGERRDNWGDKKDNWNQKRDNRNERGERYDRGERHDRGERVGRSNFSPRERAERNDRSFASDGDKRSERSFRSQDSGRERNGRAPPYKPRGKFSQVQYKELTKPLPLETPFIEPSVEIGSQHEVSVTWIISPENFYTQILSLQPKFLEMMHMIPELYKGVKSYSGNVPVGASVLARYPSDGVLYRATIVSVQPFSKFIVRYVDFGNKQLVDAKDIWQMEEQLMELPKMAVHCSLSGVGPKDGDWKANPEIDLCFNAPRYQCVFQECVEDQYKVSLWNNGASVADLLVEKQLAIMSENQSSVTLKDEAIDLTIIVGQQILCRVTHVESFDKFFVQLDLDKADLVESAIASFDEAKLTPLTAESLLDGVHCTVKHDNKVYRAILNDVSDTDNIVAILPDYGNSITTTLDKLMILPTELSVYYYQSLRCCLNNYTKDSKTLISLDDLKKTLTGNKFIIFVNNVEEISLISTLYDGLTGHKIAIFEPDDGAYDEVVPLCTRAVFNYNFGNAYLSHIENLNEFYLQKSSDGDKIAQLLEDLYKFYEEGTPEALTEFEADALCAAKSSDGNWYRGTILSSSETEVKVQFPDYGNSETVSKESLKKLDSKFFEPCSLALVASLGLVSLQDDTISKLLEWTTEKEIQVTLAFGNDGWLANLHLDGVDLSIKLINEKLAAPQIASDETPQEPTTEVPVEEPISLPEGCTQVYISHIDTPGHFWLQMLNKVDKIEEIQAELQSNADSYTDIETREMGTICVAKYLADDQWYRAEILDSDSDITTIRFIDYGNTDVLDNQPGLLKIIPEHLKEIERYAIKSSVNAIPTGTGQWTEPASDYFTQLVGDVSSPVDALIVLKDVTTYVDIFVNGQNVTDKLVSEGHATRSEETECGDLPSCFASHVNSPSEFWIQLETAAPELQSMEAAMIDAENFPELTEKEEGVLCAAKYPEDGAWYRAQVIVDGSEGTEVLFMDYGNASIANELRSLPDELKVKPALSRKCALQKPRDVKTWSRKSEIKFNDLAAEGATIFNVQFIASGDISIVELYLEGKSVTEELVGLCEEHPASERPTPVGQDLNANGKICYVNSLDEFYVHLDDSISNLDKITEKLREGEEFEPITELKVGSICAAFWDEDQQWYRSKILEFCDTGYHVQFIDYGNKAKCEKFRQLPEDIAIIEPLGKCCRLAGFTDDVSNESAKSKLDDLVAELVTFQIEFLDSLKEPSLVRLLLNGTDLSSVLKSDSPDIADEADLVDEKAIDAPSNQNHSEDLNSSQQDLNESISSSNTIIENKSYEEEKDNLNESIKSSESSKNQTLTPEKNISTLETSNEASTIPEKVDSLAAMTTDTNNISEEGQDKISKDAVSPEKKIESKDDQNVE, from the exons ATGGCTCTACCTGCAGAAGCTCAAAGATCTTTCAGACTTTACGTGACCCATGTGGATGGTGAAGGTCTTTTTCTGAAGATAAGTGGTCAGCTAGATCAACAATCTTCCCTGATGGTCGAAAGCTTATTTGAAACCGCTCGAAATAATTTAGAACAGGGCGTAGGAGTGGTACCACCAACAGCTATCCACGAAGGTGTAATTTGTGCCGCCAAGTATAAAGATGGAACCTATTATAGagcaaaaattattaatgtgaCGAATCTCGCTACCGGTTTAGTGGGAGTGCACTTCATTGATTACGGTAACAAAGACATTATTTCATTAAGTACTATACGCTTCTTAGATAGTTATGATCCTATGTTTTTACAATTACGAGGCCAAGCCACGGACTACTATTTATCTCGTGTCATGCATCCGTCTGGAAGATGGGACGAACCTTTACTTCTAAAACTTCAGAGTTTGCTCTGCTACGCTGAATACCCTGCGACAGTTGAGGCTCAAACAATGTCATTACCAATTatatcaatacaatttaaagGGAATGACTTATCGACACATCTTGTATCTAAAAGGTTTGGAGTTGCATTACCGGTACCCAAACAAGAAGTTCTGCTGTTGCAAATGGCTGACAATCAGCATGGAACAAGCTGGTCACCAACCTTGTTGACTGACACTGCACCTTTTACGGAACATGTCCCATTCTTAATTAATCAAAACTTCCCTAACCCTGCGTCTGCTATGCGTTTGAATCAAAATGTAACAGTACCATTTAATGGTGCCCCTGTTAACTCTGGGGTGGGCCAGAGATTACTAGTCAACAGAGCCTCAAGGAACATGGTGAATCTAAGAGCCCCAGTACGTCAACTACAAAATGCTCAAACTTCAGCTCCATTAGCTTTACCTACTACACCACCATCAGTATctacaataacaaacaaatcaCCGTCTCCTAAGAAATCTATAACTTACAAGAGTAGACTTCTTGAAGTTAATTCACAGCACAAAGTATTTGTATCTTTTGCTGAAGAAGGCCCTGAGCTATTTGCTGTTCAACTTGTATCAGATGCAAAAAAATTGCAAGACATGATGGATGATATAAATAGAAGGCCACACAGTAGCCTCACAGAGCCTCCTATGATTGGAACAGTGTGTCTTGGTAGAATGTCTGGAGATCGTATAATTTGCAGAGCAATTGTAATGAATTTGTCTGGATCTCAGTGTAAATTATTCTTTGTGGACTTTGGAGATACAGAAATGGTGTCATACtatgatatttttgatattcCTGAGGAGTTTGTTAAGCCAAATGTTTTTGCTATGCGTTTTTGTTTATCTGGTGTAAAGAAGTTACAGAAAAGCCCGCATTTGAATGAGGCATTTAAGCAACTAGTTAATGGTAAGGTTTTGACTTTAAGAGTAGTGTCACCGGAAGGACCACCGTTGATTCAGTACGGAGAGCTGTTTTTGGACAACAAAAGTATAATAGAATTGTTAATGGCAAATATGAAAGATAAATTGCAATTTAAGTGGATGGAGATGCTGCCATTAGGGAGTAAACAATCAGTATTAGTGTCATATgtagatagttgtataaaattctaTGTACAATTGTCTGACAAAATTGATGATCTTAAGGCTGTCATGGGTGCTGTTAAAAACCACTGTGAAAATACTTCATCACCAGGAGAGCTAACCGTGGGTTCTGTATGCTGTGCAAGGTTTCCTGATGATGATAACTGGTACAGAGCAATGGTTATGGAAACTTCAGGGAACAAAGTTGTTGTTGCCTATGTGGACTATGGTAATGAGCAACAAGTCGACATCTCAGACTTAAGAACAATTACACCGGAGTTGACAAGACTGCCTGCACAAGCCATGAAATGTGCGCTTAAA GGGTTTGAAAACAGACCGATAGAAACCAAGACATCGAACCAATTGGAAATGTTAGCTTTAGAGAAAACTCTAATGGCACACATCGGTGGTGTTTTGTCCAATGACACTATGCTTGTTACTTTGATTGATGACACTGTTACCCCACCACTGGATGTGGCTAGAAAAATGAACCAGCTGTCTCAACCAAGAAGCAACACAATTGAG GCTAAAGCGACAACACCGGTACGTAAAGATGCTCCAGAACCATTCAGTTCTCCGGAGAGTAGTGTTCCTGACGACAGTAGGAAAAGAAGTTTCAAGCGCGAAAAGAGCTTCAAAGATGAGAGACGTAGGGATGGAGAGGAATTCAGTCAAAGAGGAAGCAGCTTCCGTGGACG AGATCAAAAGGAGGGCTTCGAGAGATCAGGCGCGGGACGTCACAGTGAAAAATACGGCTCGAAGCCCGAAAGAGGCGAAag TGATAATAGATTCACTCAAGATGAAAACCACAGGACTGATGATCGCGGCAATCGAAACTTTAGACCCGAGAGAAGGGACAATCGAGGTGAGAGACGTGATAATTGGGGTGACAAGAAAGATAACTGGAACCAAAAGCGAGATAACAGAAACGAAAGAGGAGAAAGATACGATAGAGGCGAAAGGCATGACAGAGGAGAGCGAGTAGGCAGAAGTAATTTCTCGCCACGAGAGCGAGCTGAAAGAAATGACCGTTCATTTGCTTCCGACGGTGACAAAAGATCCGAAAGGAGCTTCCGGTCTCAAGATAGCGGAAGAGAACGTAACGGCCGAGCACCGCCATACAAACCTCGGGGCAAGTTTAGTCAAGTTCAATACAAAGAATTAACCAAACCGCTACCCCTAGAGACACCGTTTATTGAACCGTCCGTCGAAATAGGATCACAGCATGAAGTGTCCGTCACGTGGATAATCTCACCAGAAAATTTTTACACACAAATATTATCGTTACAACCTAAATTTTTAGAAATGATGCACATGATTCCCGAATTATATAAAGGAGTTAAGTCTTATTCTGGAAACGTCCCAGTTGGTGCGTCGGTATTAGCTCGATACCCGTCTGATGGTGTACTCTATAGAGCAACAATAGTCTCAGTCCAGCCGTTCTCAAAGTTCATAGTTCGTTACGTGGACTTTGGTAACAAGCAACTCGTGGATGCAAAAGATATTTGGCAAATGGAGGAACAATTGATGGAGCTTCCAAAGATGGCTGTTCATTGTTCTCTGTCTGGTGTAGGCCCTAAGGATGGCGATTGGAAGGCAAATCCAGAAATAGATCTTTGTTTCAACGCCCCACGTTACCAGTGCGTGTTCCAAGAATGTGTAGAAGATCAGTACAAGGTATCTCTATGGAACAATGGCGCTAGTGTAGCCGATCTACTCGTTGAAAAGCAGCTAGCTATTATGTCGGAAAATCAATCGTCGGTCACTTTGAAAG ATGAGGCAATTGACTTGACAATCATTGTTGGGCAACAAATACTATGCAGGGTGACACACGTGGAATCGTTCGATAAATTTTTCGTTCAACTTGATTTGGATAAAGCTGACTTGGTTGAAAGTGCCATAGCCAGCTTCGATGAGGCTAAG TTAACGCCTCTGACTGCTGAGAGTCTTCTAGACGGAGTCCATTGTACAGTTAAACATGACAATAAAGTATATCGCGCAATACTTAACGATGTCTCGGATACCGACAATATAGTAGCTATTTTACCAGATTACGGGAATTCTATTACTACCACTTTGGATaag ctaATGATACTACCAACGGAACTGAGTGTTTACTATTATCAATCTCTACGATGCtgtctaaataattatacaaaagacTCGAAAACTTTAATATCTCTTGATGACCTGAAGAAAACACTGACTGGAAAcaagtttataatattcgttaatAACGTTGAAGAGATCTC gtTGATTTCAACATTGTATGACGGATTAACTGGTCATAAGATAGCAATATTCGAGCCGGATGATGGAGCTTATGATGAAGTAGTGCCCCTGTGTACGAGAGCCGTGTTCAATTACAATTTCGGAAACGCCTATTTGTCACATATAGAAAATCTTAAcgaattttatttgcaaaaatcTTCCGATGGTGATAAGATTGCTCAACTCTTAGAAGATTTATACAAATTCTACGAAGAAG GTACACCTGAGGCTCTAACTGAATTTGAAGCAGATGCATTATGCGCAGCTAAATCATCTGACGGTAACTGGTATAGAGGAACTATACTTAGCTCATCTGAGACTGAAGTGAAAGTACAATTCCCAGACTATGGTAACTCGGAAACGGTGTCTAAAGAATCGCTCAAAAAACTCGATTCTAAATTCTTTGAACCGTGTTCTTTAGCTCTAGTCGCTAGCTTGGGTCTTGTGTCTCTACAGGATGATACTATTAGTAAGCTACTAGAATGGACAACTGAAAAAGAAATTCAGGTCACTCTTGCATTTGGTAATGATGGATGGCTTGCAAATCTACACTTAGACGGTGTCGATCTttctataaaactaattaatgaaAAGTTAGCTGCCCCTCAGATCGCTTCTGATGAAACTCCCCAAGAACCCACAACCGAAGTTCCTGTCGAAGAGCCAATTTCACTACCGGAAGGTTGTACACAAGTTTACATTAGTCATATTGATACACCTGGACACTTTTGGttacaaatgttaaataaagtaGACAAAATAGAAGAAATCCAAGCAGAATTGCAAAGTAATGCAGATAGTTACACCGATATTGAAACCAGAGAAATGGGGACAATATGTGTTGCTAAATATTTAGCAGATGATCAATGGTACCGAGCAGAGATTCTCGATTCAGATTCGGATATAACAACCATTCGTTTTATTGACTATGGCAACACTGATGTTTTAGATAATCAGCCCGGATTACTAAAAATTATCCCAGAACATTTGAAAGAAATCGAACGATATGCCATTAAGTCTAGTGTAAATGCGATACCGACAGGAACTGGGCAATGGACGGAGCCGGCATCCGATTACTTTACACAGCTTGTTGGTGATGTATCGTCGCCTGTAGATGCACTGATCGTTCTTAAAGATGTCACAACTTATGTAGATATCTTCGTAAATGGCCAAAACGTAACCGATAAATTAGTTTCAGAAGGCCATGCTACTAGATCCGAGGAAACGGAATGCGGTGATTTACCTTCTTGTTTCGCTAGTCATGTTAATTCTCCGTCCGAATTTTGGATTCAACTTGAAACTGCAGCTCCAGAATTACAATCAATGGAGGCAGCGATGATTGATGCCGAAAACTTCCCTGAACTCACTGAAAAAGAAGAAGGCGTTTTGTGTGCTGCTAAATATCCTGAAGATGGTGCCTGGTACAGGGCACAAGTGATTGTTGACGGTTCTGAAGGCACAGAAGTGTTATTCATGGATTACGGAAATGCATCAATTGCAAACGAATTACGTAGTCTTCCTGATGAACTGAAAGTTAAACCGGCTCTTTCTAGAAAGTGTGCTCTACAAAAGCCTCGTGATGTAAAAACTTGGTCACGAAAATCTGAGATCAAATTTAATGATTTGGCTGCTGAAGGAGCCACTATTTTTAATGTACAGTTTATTGCCTCAGGTGACATTTCTATAGTAGAACTTTATCTGGAAGGGAAATCAGTTACTGAGGAGCTGGTTGGACTCTGTGAAGAACACCCAGCTTCTGAAAGACCTACTCCTGTAGGACAAGACTTGAATGCTAATGGAAAAATTTGTTATGTTAACTCTTTAGATGAGTTTTACGTACACTTAGATGACTCTATATCCAATCTTGATAAAATTACAGAGAAATTAAGGGAAGGTGAAGAATTCGAACCTATCACGGAGCTGAAAGTGGGCTCTATATGTGCTGCTTTCTGGGATGAAGACCAACAATGGTACAGATCTAAGATCTTAGAGTTTTGTGACACAGGATATCACGTGCAATTTATTGACTACGGCAACAAAGCTAAATGTGAAAAATTCAGACAATTACCTGAGGATATTGCAATTATTGAGCCATTGGGTAAATGTTGCCGTCTAGCTGGATTTACTGATGATGTTTCAAATGAATCCGCCAAATCAAAACTCGACGATTTAGTTGCTGAGCTAGTAACATTCCAAATAGAATTTTTAGATAGCCTCAAAGAACCATCTCTAGTAAGACTATTATTAAATGGTACAGACCTAAGCTCTGTACTTAAAAGTGATTCACCAGATATCGCCGACGAAGCCGATCTGGTAGATGAAAAAGCAATTGATGCACCTAGCAACCAGAATCATTCCGAAGACTTAAATTCGTCACAGCAAGACTTGAATGAAAGCATAAGTAGTAGTAACACaataatagaaaacaaatcATATGAAGAAGAGAAAGACAACTTAAATGAGAGTATTAAGTCCAGTGAATCAAGCAAGAATCAAACGCTAACACctgagaaaaatatttcaactctagAAACTTCTAATGAGGCATCAACAATACCTGAAAAGGTCGATTCTTTGGCAGCTATGACTACAGATACGAACAATATTAGTGAAGAAGGTCAAGATAAAATAAGCAAAGATGCAGTGTCTccggaaaaaaaaattgaatcaaaGGATGATCAAAacgttgaataa